The Amblyomma americanum isolate KBUSLIRL-KWMA chromosome 3, ASM5285725v1, whole genome shotgun sequence genome window below encodes:
- the MESR6 gene encoding misexpression suppressor of ras 6, which yields MGHPIPVRVVEPHFHALSHIYRAIGSKKLNFDGLLMIHLDAHPDLVIPPQLEPQNVRDREHVMSSIDIESWIMPAALAGHFDRLLWVRSPWSDQLPDGDHCFLIGEKDSRAKVSSPLPYFLSECAWAPSDELSGTHEVTLRVQPLDWLLAHRTTDKAWQRGSRQVVLDIDLDFYSTQDPFSLMLTANQMARLRKLYHWDWPRDVQDTKKIKEAQEGRAKQLKFLRACLEQQLHGSSSLPEQPVHEDDHEVPLCPDELIALCSDLRERPPVGETLHADLIHDAGCTCDLNSTLPHHRSSKQEVLDLIASTARFLQGLCVVPAIITIARSSIDAYCPPEQVDFIQDSVIDMLKNVYGDLDIQLDYDTAGDTIEATL from the exons ATGGGCCATCCCATTCCGGTTCGTGTGGTAGAGCCGCATTTTCACGCGTTGAGTCACATATATCGTGCCATTGGGTCGAAGAAACTTAATTTCGATGGCCTGCTAATGATTCACTTGGATGCCCATCCCGACCTCGTGATTCCTCCCCAGCTTGAGCCGCAGAATGTACGAGATCGTGAGCATGTAATGTCGTCTATTGACATCGAAAGTTGGATTATGCCTGCTGCTCTGGCGGGTCACTTCGATCGCTTGTTGTGGGTACGTTCGCCCTGGTCAGACCAGTTGCCGGACGGAGACCACTGTTTTCTCATAGGCGAAAAG GACAGCCGTGCGAAAGTCTCCAGTCCTCTACCGTACTTTCTTAGTGAATGTGCTTGGGCTCCAAGTGACGAGCTATCTGGTACACATGAAGTGACTCTAAGGGTGCAGCCGCTTGACTGGCTGCTCGCACACCGGACCACGGACAAGGCCTGGCAGCGTGGTTCGCGGCAGGTTGTGCTCGACATTGACCTTGACTTCTACAGCACACAGGACCCTTTCTCACTCATGCTAACTGCAAACCAGATGGCCAGGCTGCGTAAACTGTACCACTGGGACTGGCCTAGAGACGTGCAGGACACAAAGAAGATCAAG gaGGCTCAAGAGGGTCGTGCCAAGCAGCTTAAGTTCCTAAGGGCCTGCCTGGAACAGCAGCTGCATGGCAGCAGCAGTTTGCCAGAGCAACCTGTGCATGAAGACGATCATGAAGTGCCTTTGTGCCCAGACGAGTTGATAGCTCTGTGCAGTGATCTGAGAGAACGGCCTCCAGTTGGAGAGACCCTGCATGCTGATTTGATTCACGATGCAGGCTGCACATGCGATTTGAATTCTACCCTGCCTCATCATCGAAGCTCAAAGCAGGAAGTCTTGGATCTCATTGCCAGCACTGCTAGGTTTCTTCAGGGCTTGTGCGTGGTGCCAGCAATAATAACAATAGCCCGCTCCAGCATTGATGCCTACTGCCCACCTGAACAAGTGGACTTCATTCAAGACTCGGTGATTGACATGCTGAAGAATGTGTATGGTGATCTGGATATTCAATTAGATTACGACACTGCTGGTGACACAATAGAGGCCACTTTATAA